From the genome of Actinomycetes bacterium:
CCGCCGCCGTGGAGCAGCACGAGCGGCGGCCCCGTGCCGATCACCAGCAGGTGGACGCGATTGCCGCCGACCGCGACAAAGCGGCCGCGTACCGAGGTTCCGGCCAGGACGCGCTCGTACGCCTGACGGACCTCGGCGGGATGGTCGGCGCGGGCCATCGAGCTGTCTGCATGGGGTCTGGTAGTCATCCCGGTTCCTCCGTGCTCGGATGCAGGTCCCGCTTCGCGACCATCCCGTAGTGGACCTTGGGCCACTGCCATCCTCCTCAGCCGAACGGAGCCAGTGGCTCCTTCGGCGTCACGATCGGTTCGAGCGCTTGGCCGAGCGGCCTCGCGTTTCATCCCCAGCGATCCTGTCTCCCCGCTGCTGCCTTGATCCTCCGACGGAGCACCCCCGGTGGATAGAACAAAAAATGGACTAGCGCCCGGAGTCGGGAGCTGCCATCCTCGCTGGATGCGGACCTACGGCCAGTACTGCCCGGTCGCCCGCGCCTCTGAGGTTCTGGCGGAGCGGTGGACACCGATCATCCTCCGCGACATGCTCGACGGCGCCACCACCTTCACCGAGATCGCCGCGGGCTCCCCGGGCATCTCCCGGACGCTCCTCACCATGCGGCTGCGGGAGCTTCAACGGACCGGGGTGGTCCATGCGACCCCGCATCCCTCAGGACGAGGCTTCCTGTACCACCTCACCGAGGCCGGAAGGGACCTGGGAGCGGTCATGGCAGCCCTGGGAACGTGGGGAGAGCGCTGGATCGAGCTTGCCCCCGAGCATCTGGATGCCGGCCTGGTGCTCCACGCGTGGGCCGGCCGGTTCCTCGCCCGCGAGCGCCTGCCCAAGCGTCGCGTCGTGGTGCAGTTCGACTTCTGGGGACTCCCCAAG
Proteins encoded in this window:
- a CDS encoding helix-turn-helix domain-containing protein, which codes for MRTYGQYCPVARASEVLAERWTPIILRDMLDGATTFTEIAAGSPGISRTLLTMRLRELQRTGVVHATPHPSGRGFLYHLTEAGRDLGAVMAALGTWGERWIELAPEHLDAGLVLHAWAGRFLARERLPKRRVVVQFDFWGLPKKKARSWIIFHGERSEVCATPPGFEVDLFVEAEAKALIEWHLGRIRWVDALRADRIRVHGPSKLARALPTWNRLSPAAHMKDARPRPVASVTAL